In Rosa chinensis cultivar Old Blush chromosome 1, RchiOBHm-V2, whole genome shotgun sequence, a genomic segment contains:
- the LOC112169713 gene encoding uncharacterized protein LOC112169713 — translation MASSSNSSEIRVPIFNGENFDLWMIKMRTMFISHELWSYVDEGYTVPEIENMSIAQKLELKKKIKKDAKALGILQNSVSEEIFPRISNEETTKAAWDVLLLEFKGSEKVRVVKLQYLRRDFEYTRMNETELLNDYSTRLTDIVNQMKTYGESITEKRVVQKIFMSLNRKYDAIIYIIEETRDMETLGVQDVMGTLRLLMRG, via the coding sequence ATGGCTAGTTCAAGCAACTCATCAGAAATCAGAGTTCCAATATTCAATGGAGAGAACTTTGACCTCTGGATGATCAAGATGAGAACAATGTTCATCTCACATGAACTATGGAGTTATGTGGATGAAGGCTATACAGTTCCAGAAATTGAAAACATGTCTATTGCTCAGAAATTGGagctaaagaaaaaaataaagaaagatgcAAAAGCTCTAGGCATACTGCAAAACTCAGTCTCAGAAGAGATCTTTCCAAGAATCTCAAATGAAGAAACAACCAAAGCAGCTTGGGATGTTCTGCTACTTGAGTTCAAAGGCTCAGAAAAAGTTAGAGTTGTTAAACTTCAATATTTGAGAAGAGATTTTGAGTATACTAGAATGAATGAAACTGAGCTGCTAAATGATTACAGTACTAGACTGACTGATATTGTAAATCAAATGAAAACCTATGGTGAATCCATTACAGAGAAAAGAGTAGTACAAAAGATCTTTATGAGTCTAAATAGAAAATATGATGCTATAATCTATATTATAGAGGAGACTAGGGATATGGAAACTCTTGGTGTACAAGATGTGATGGGAACACTTAGGCTTTTGATGAGAGGTTAA
- the LOC112182248 gene encoding uncharacterized protein HI_0077 — protein sequence METLVDAALRVLNTADPFDKARLGDSVASQWLNGTITLPYNPTLDLPVPDRPARLTQVKLVKPGQMPKLGRGGSLQSRQAMVHSLAHTESWAIDLSWDIIARFGKQEAMPVEFFTDFVKVAQDEGRHFSLLASRLEEMGSFYGALPAHDGLWDSATATSDDLLARLAVEHCVHEARGMDVLPTTIARFRNGGDEKTAGLLESVVYPEEITHCAAGVKWFKYVFLRSMGKGLDGNEEDAVIEKFHEVVRKHFRGPLKPPFNEEARKAAGFGPQWYEPLAVKESKTTTTTTIAF from the exons ATGGAGACCTTAGTTGACGCGGCGCTCCGAGTTTTAAACACCGCCGACCCCTTCGACAAGGCCCGACTCGGCGACTCGGTTGCCTCACAATGGCTCAACGGAACCATCACTCTCCCTTACAACCCAACCCTGGACCTCCCTGTACCGGACCGCCCCGCCAGGCTCACCCAA GTGAAGCTGGTGAAGCCGGGTCAGATGCCGAAGCTGGGCCGAGGCGGTAGCTTGCAGAGCAGGCAAGCAATGGTTCATAGCTTGGCGCACACGGAGAGTTGGGCGATTGACTTGTCTTGG GACATAATTGCGAGGTTTGGTAAGCAAGAGGCAATGCCTGTGGAGTTTTTCACTGATTTTGTGAAGGTGGCTCAGGACGAAGGGAGACATTTCAGTCTCTTGGCTTCGAGGCTGGAAGAGATGGGATCGTTTTATGGGGCTTTGCCGGCGCATGACGGGTTATGGGACTCGGCGACTGCTACTTCGGATGACTTACTGGCGCGGTTGGCGGTGGAGCATTGTGTCCATGAGGCGAGAGGAATGGATGTGCTGCCCACGACCATTGCGAGGTTTCGCAATGGGGGTGATGAGAAGACGGCTGGGCTGCTGGAGAGCGTGGTGTACCCTGAAGAAATCACGCATTGTGCTGCGGGAGTGAAATGGTTTAAGTATGTTTTCCTGAGGTCGATGGGAAAAGGTTTGGATGGAAATGAGGAAGATGCAGTGATTGAGAAGTTCCATGAAGTTGTGAGGAAGCATTTTAGGGGGCCTTTGAAGCCTCCTTTCAACGAAGAAGCGAGGAAAGCTGCTGGATTTGGTCCTCAATGGTATGAACCTCTTGCTGTCAAAGAGAGCAagactactactactactactatagCATTTTGA
- the LOC112182246 gene encoding mRNA cap guanine-N7 methyltransferase 2 isoform X1, whose protein sequence is MMMMTTQHPAAPRAESTHNRLYEFAKAALTKIFVHPYASVCELYCGGGGLDAEKWDEFQIGHYIGIDVSTSGISQRREAWESQRKSYTADFFELDPCMEDIEPHLNEDTILADLVCCLQNLQRLFHLQLCFQTEEKARRLLLNVSSLLKPGGYFFGITPDSSTIWAKYQKNVEAYHNRSAGMKPNIVPNCIRSENYVITFEIEEEKFPLFGKKYLLKLANDLPPETHCLVHFPSFIRLAREAGLEYVEIQNLTEFYDDNRAQFAGMLMNYGPNLADPRGRLLPRSYDVLGLYTTFIFQKPDPDIAPPPMTPVHQDAPHIIDEKEWQGTLWRDDEKSAPVEPPPLPGLGKISEQKGILGPGPAELRFSEPLDLVVVASKKN, encoded by the exons atgatgatgatgacgacTCAACACCCGGCGGCGCCGAGAGCCGAGTCGACTCACAATCGACTCTACGAGTTCGCTAAAGCCGCCCTCACCAAAATCTTCGTCCACCCCTACGCCTCG GTGTGTGAGTTGTACTGCGGCGGCGGCGGACTCGACGCCGAGAAGTGGGACGAGTTCCAAATCGGTCACTACATTGGAATTG ATGTTTCGACGTCCGGAATAAGCCAGAGAAGAGAAGCTTGGGAGAGCCAGAGGAAGAGTTACACTGCTGACTTCTTTGAGCTCGACCCCTGCATG GAAGATATAGAGCCACATCTGAATGAGGACACCATTCTGGCTGATTTAGTTTGCTGCTTGCAGAATTTGCAG AGGCTTTTTCACTTGCAGTTGTGTTTCCAAACTGAAGAGAAAGCAAGGAGGCTCTTGTTAAATGTGTCGTCCTTACTGAAGCCAGGGggttatttttttggtattacTCCTGACTCATCTACAATATG GGCAAAGTACCAGAAGAATGTAGAAGCATACCACAACAGAAGTGCTGGTATGAAACCAAACATTGTTCCCAACTGCATCAGATCAGAGAACTATGtgatcacttttgaaattgAGGAAGAGAA GTTCCCCTTATTCGGAAAGAAGTACCTGCTAAAATTGGCTAATGATCTCCCCCCTGAAACCCATTGCTTGGTTCATTTCCCTAGCTTCATTAG GTTAGCCAGAGAAGCTGGTCTTGAGTATGTGGAGATTCAAAATCTAACTGAATTTTATGATGACAACAG AGCACAGTTTGCAGGCATGCTAATGAACTATGGCCCAAACCTTGCGGATCCGAGAGGCAGACTTCTTCCTCGATCATATGATGTGTTAG GTTTGTATACCACATTTATATTTCAAAAGCCAGACCCTGATATTGCTCCTCCACCTATGACACCAGTGCATCAGGATGCACCACACATTATTGATGAG AAAGAGTGGCAAGGAACCCTCTGGAGAGATGATGAAAAGAGTGCACCTGTAGAGCCGCCTCCTCTTCCCGGCCTAGGGAAGATCAGCGAGCAAAAAGGGATTTTGGGTCCTGGCCCTGCTGAGTTGCGTTTTTCTGAGCCACTTGACCTGGTGGTTGTTGCAAGCAAGAAGAATTAG
- the LOC112182246 gene encoding mRNA cap guanine-N7 methyltransferase 2 isoform X2, whose translation MMMMTTQHPAAPRAESTHNRLYEFAKAALTKIFVHPYASVCELYCGGGGLDAEKWDEFQIGHYIGIDVSTSGISQRREAWESQRKSYTADFFELDPCMEDIEPHLNEDTILADLVCCLQNLQLCFQTEEKARRLLLNVSSLLKPGGYFFGITPDSSTIWAKYQKNVEAYHNRSAGMKPNIVPNCIRSENYVITFEIEEEKFPLFGKKYLLKLANDLPPETHCLVHFPSFIRLAREAGLEYVEIQNLTEFYDDNRAQFAGMLMNYGPNLADPRGRLLPRSYDVLGLYTTFIFQKPDPDIAPPPMTPVHQDAPHIIDEKEWQGTLWRDDEKSAPVEPPPLPGLGKISEQKGILGPGPAELRFSEPLDLVVVASKKN comes from the exons atgatgatgatgacgacTCAACACCCGGCGGCGCCGAGAGCCGAGTCGACTCACAATCGACTCTACGAGTTCGCTAAAGCCGCCCTCACCAAAATCTTCGTCCACCCCTACGCCTCG GTGTGTGAGTTGTACTGCGGCGGCGGCGGACTCGACGCCGAGAAGTGGGACGAGTTCCAAATCGGTCACTACATTGGAATTG ATGTTTCGACGTCCGGAATAAGCCAGAGAAGAGAAGCTTGGGAGAGCCAGAGGAAGAGTTACACTGCTGACTTCTTTGAGCTCGACCCCTGCATG GAAGATATAGAGCCACATCTGAATGAGGACACCATTCTGGCTGATTTAGTTTGCTGCTTGCAGAATTTGCAG TTGTGTTTCCAAACTGAAGAGAAAGCAAGGAGGCTCTTGTTAAATGTGTCGTCCTTACTGAAGCCAGGGggttatttttttggtattacTCCTGACTCATCTACAATATG GGCAAAGTACCAGAAGAATGTAGAAGCATACCACAACAGAAGTGCTGGTATGAAACCAAACATTGTTCCCAACTGCATCAGATCAGAGAACTATGtgatcacttttgaaattgAGGAAGAGAA GTTCCCCTTATTCGGAAAGAAGTACCTGCTAAAATTGGCTAATGATCTCCCCCCTGAAACCCATTGCTTGGTTCATTTCCCTAGCTTCATTAG GTTAGCCAGAGAAGCTGGTCTTGAGTATGTGGAGATTCAAAATCTAACTGAATTTTATGATGACAACAG AGCACAGTTTGCAGGCATGCTAATGAACTATGGCCCAAACCTTGCGGATCCGAGAGGCAGACTTCTTCCTCGATCATATGATGTGTTAG GTTTGTATACCACATTTATATTTCAAAAGCCAGACCCTGATATTGCTCCTCCACCTATGACACCAGTGCATCAGGATGCACCACACATTATTGATGAG AAAGAGTGGCAAGGAACCCTCTGGAGAGATGATGAAAAGAGTGCACCTGTAGAGCCGCCTCCTCTTCCCGGCCTAGGGAAGATCAGCGAGCAAAAAGGGATTTTGGGTCCTGGCCCTGCTGAGTTGCGTTTTTCTGAGCCACTTGACCTGGTGGTTGTTGCAAGCAAGAAGAATTAG
- the LOC112182249 gene encoding ras-related protein RABC2a, translating to MKGSPRNYDYSFKILLAGDSGVGKSSLLLSFISNFVQDLSPTVGVDFKIKQLSIDGKRLKLTIWDTAGQERFGTVISSYYRGAHGIILVYDVTRRETFTNLSNLWAKEVDRYSTNQDCIKILVGNKVDRDKERVVTREEGMALAQEHKCLFLECSAKTKENVHQCFKDLTLKMLEVPSLLESGSVDVKRQILKQKEADQMPCSGNCCSQ from the exons atgaagggTTCACCAAGAAATTATGATTACTCATTCAAGATTTTGCTGGCTGGTGATTCTGGTGTTGGAAAGAGCAGTCTTCTTTTGAGCTTCATCTCCAACTTTGTTCAAGACCTTTCTCCTACAGTTG GTGTGGATTTCAAGATCAAACAGCTTTCAATTGATGGGAAGAGATTGAAGCTAACAATATGGGACACAG CTGGACAGGAGAGGTTCGGAACAGTAATAAGCTCTTACTACAGAGGTGCACATGGAATCATTCTCG TGTATGATGTAACACGGCGAGAAACCTTTACAAATTTATCAAATCTGTGGGCAAAGGAAGTAGACCGGTACTCCACCAATCAAGATTGCATTAAAATTCTAGTCGGGAACAAAGTTGACAGG GATAAAGAGAGGGTTGTAACCAGAGAAGAAGGGATGGCACTTGCACAGGAGCATAAATGTTTGTTTCTTGAATGTAGTgctaaaactaaagaaaatgttCATCAATGCTTTAAAGATCTCACATTGAAG ATGCTGGAGGTACCAAGTTTACTGGAAAGTGGATCTGTGGACGTGAAGAGACAAATTTTGAAGCAGAAAGAAGCAGACCAGATGCCTTGCAGCGGCAATTGCTGCTCTCAATAG
- the LOC112182244 gene encoding pentatricopeptide repeat-containing protein At3g46790, chloroplastic has protein sequence MRTLLKPLLAQNPCFILDYAPIFQSLTGQNLLKLGQQVHTHMVLRGLEPNAYLGAKMVAMYASSGDLDSAVNVFHRVKYPSPLLYNSIIRAYTLHGYSARTVEIYGQMHCLGLKGDHFTYPFVLKCCAELSNILIGKCVHGLSLRTGLESDMYVGTSLIDMYVKCCEMGSARKLFDEMSVRDVSSWNALIAGYMREGEIYSAEELFGQMRCKNIVSWTAMISGYAQNGLAEQALSVFDEMLKKDSEVKPNWVTVMSVLPAFAHSAALERGRKIHKFASGIGLDSNASIQTALVAMYAKCGSLSDARQCFDRIRGSEKNLVVWNTMITAYASHARGSEAVSTFEDMVRAGVQPDHITFTGLLSGCSHSGLVDVGLKYFDGMKTVYSVQPRVEHYACVVDLLGRAGRLMEAMDVVDKMPMQAGPSIWGALLSACRNHPNLEIAETAARNLFSLEPDNSGNYVLLSNIYAEAGMWKEVDKLRILLKSQGMKKSPGGSWIEVNGKAHLFLGGDTSHSQANEIYMLLEELPKRMKAAGYVPDTRFALHDVSEEEKEHNLTTHSEKLAIAFGLLNTDPGAVLRVTKNLRICGDCHTATKFISRIYGREIIVRDVNRFHHFKDGHCSCGDYW, from the coding sequence ATGCGTACTCTGTTAAAGCCACTACTAGCACAAAACCCATGTTTCATCTTGGACTATGCACCAATTTTCCAGTCCTTAACTGGGCAAAACTTGTTGAAGCTAGGCCAACAGGTCCACACCCATATGGTCCTGCGTGGCCTCGAACCCAATGCCTATCTTGGCGCCAAGATGGTTGCAATGTACGCCAGCTCTGGTGATCTTGACTCAGCTGTAAATGTCTTTCACAGAGTAAAATACCCATCTCCACTTTTGTACAATTCGATTATTCGGGCTTATACCCTTCATGGTTACTCTGCGAGAACTGTGGAAATTTATGGTCAGATGCATTGTTTAGGCCTAAAGGGTGATCATTTTACCTACCCTTTTGTGCTCAAGTGTTGTGCAGAGTTGTCGAATATTTTGATAGGGAAATGTGTTCATGGGCTGAGCCTGAGAACTGGGTTGGAGTCTGATATGTATGTTGGGACTTCTTTGATTGACATGTATGTGAAATGTTGTGAGATGGGGAGTGCACGTAAGCTGTTCGATGAAATGTCTGTGAGAGACGTTTCGTCGTGGAATGCGTTGATTGCGGGGTACATGAGAGAGGGTGAGATTTATTCTGCTGAGGAGTTGTTTGGACAAATGAGGTGCAAGAATATTGTGTCTTGGACTGCTATGATATCGGGGTATGCGCAGAATGGGCTGGCTGAGCAGGCATTGAGTGTGTTTGATGAGATGTTGAAAAAAGATTCGGAGGTTAAGCCGAATTGGGTGACGGTAATGAGTGTTCTTCCTGCATTTGCACATTCGGCTGCACTAGAGCGGGGGAGGAAGATTCACAAGTTTGCTAGCGGGATTGGTTTGGACTCGAATGCTTCCATACAGACCGCGCTGGTAGCAATGTATGCTAAATGTGGGAGCCTTTCTGATGCTCGTCAGTGTTTTGATAGGATTCGTGGAAGTGAGAAGAATTTGGTTGTATGGAATACTATGATCACTGCTTATGCGTCCCATGCACGCGGATCAGAAGCTGTGTCCACTTTTGAGGACATGGTGAGAGCCGGTGTTCAACCTGATCATATAACATTCACGGGATTGTTATCTGGATGCAGTCATTCAGGGCTTGTTGATGTTGGCTTGAAATACTTTGATGGCATGAAGACAGTATACTCTGTTCAACCAAGAGTTGAACATTATGCTTGTGTTGTTGATCTATTGGGTCGTGCAGGGCGATTGATGGAAGCAATGGATGTCGTAGATAAAATGCCAATGCAAGCAGGGCCAAGCATTTGGGGTGCACTGTTATCAGCTTGTCGAAACCACCCAAACTTGGAAATTGCCGAAACTGCAGCCAGAAATCTCTTCAGTTTGGAACCAGACAACAGTGGCAACTATGTCCTGCTATCTAATATATATGCTGAAGCTGGCATGTGGAAGGAGGTGGACAAATTGAGAATTCTATTAAAATCTCAAGGGATGAAGAAGAGCCCTGGAGGCAGTTGGATAGAGGTCAATGGGAAAGCCCATCTGTTTCTTGGTGGAGATACATCTCACTCTCAAGCAAATGAAATTTACATGTTACTGGAGGAGTTACCGAAAAGGATGAAGGCAGCTGGTTATGTACCTGACACTAGGTTTGCTTTGCATGATGTTAGTGAAGAGGAGAAAGAACATAACCTTACAACCCACAGTGAAAAGCTTGCCATTGCCTTTGGACTTCTTAATACCGATCCTGGAGCAGTTCTTCGTGTGACAAAGAACCTTAGAATTTGTGGAGATTGTCATACAGCCACCAAGTTCATATCTAGAATCTATGGGAGGGAGATTATCGTAAGAGACGTGAATCGATTCCATCACTTTAAAGATGGGCACTGTTCATGTGGAGATTATTGGTAA
- the LOC112182245 gene encoding monocopper oxidase-like protein SKU5 has translation MAYTGLIKCAILVLALVARANAIHIYLDWDVTLDSTIKPVSMDQPVITINGKFPGPLINATTNDFVHVNVFNNMDEPLLFTWNGIQQRLNSWQDGVSGTNCPILPGTNWTYVFQTKDQIGSFFYFPSINFHKAAGGFGAIRVINRKVIAVPFPAPEAEFDLLIGDWSYDSYKTIRSQMDTSETAYYTFPDIMLMNGKGPLDNQMSKDHESFDVTQGKTYRLRISNVGNAVSFNFRIQNHQMVLVETEGSYTNQISLDSLDVHVGQSYSVLVTANQDEADYYMVASPKLLNTSDFSSLVGVGVLHYSNSVSTVGGPLPEGPDPFDVDFSMNQARSIRWNLTAGAARPNPQGSFNVSNVTLSQTFVLESTVAQIHNLPRYVVNNVSYDTVTTPLKLADYFVNGSGVYQLDSFPVKSVNPDAGYGVFVVTGIHKGWIEIVFKNNLAAMDSWHLDGYGFFVVGFGIGDWTTESRSTYNLYDPVVRSTVQVYPGAWTAVYAFLDNPGMWNLRSQLLKHWYLGQELYVRVFDADPDPAKERPPPDNLLLCGIFSDSPPAPAPGPWTGEW, from the exons ATGGCCTATACTGGCCTGATCAAATGCGCAATATTGGTTTTAGCTCTTGTTGCTAGAGCCAATGCTATTCATATTTATCTTGATTGGGATGTGACCCTTGACAGCACCATCAAGCCTGTGTCTATGGATCAACCT GTCATCACCATAAATGGGAAGTTTCCAGGGCCTCTTATCAATGCCACAACCAATGACTTTGTTCATGTCAATGTCTTTAACAACATGGATGAGCCTCTACTATTTACATG GAATGGTATACAGCAAAGGCTAAACTCATGGCAAGATGGAGTTTCAGGAACAAATTGTCCGATTCTACCTGGTACAAACTGGACTTATGTGTTCCAAACCAAGGACCAGATTGGCAGCTTCTTCTACTTTCCATCCATCAACTTCCATAAGGCTGCTGGAGGGTTTGGAGCTATTCGTGTTATTAACCGCAAAGTCATTGCCGTCCCCTTCCCTGCACCAGAGGCAGAATTTGATCTCCTCATTGGTGATTGGTCTTATGACAGCTACAAG ACAATTAGGTCACAGATGGATACTAGCGAGACGGCTTATTACACCTTTCCAGATATTATGCTGATGAATGGCAAAGGCCCTCTAGATAATCAAATGTCAAAAGACCATGAGTCCTTCGATGTCACACAAG GGAAGACATACAGGCTGAGAATATCAAATGTGGGGAATGCTGTGAGTTTCAATTTCAGGATTCAGAACCATCAAATGGTGTTGGTTGAAACAGAAGGGTCATATACTAATCAGATTTCTTTGGATTCTCTGGATGTACATGTTGGTCAATCCTACTCAGTTCTTGTCACAGCAAATCAAGATGAGGCTGACTATTACATGGTGGCATCTCCCAAGCTGCTCAACACCTCTGATTTTAGCAGCCTGGTGGGCGTAGGGGTGTTGCACTATTCAAATTCTGTCTCAACAGTAGGCGGACCGCTGCCAGAAGGGCCTGACCCATTCGATGTCGATTTTTCGATGAATCAGGCCCGGTCTAttag GTGGAACTTAACTGCTGGAGCTGCAAGGCCTAATCCACAAGGTAGCTTCAACGTCTCAAATGTGACCCTATCCCAAACCTTCGTCCTAGAAAGTACAGTGGCTCAAATTCATAATCTACCACGTTATGTTGTCAACAATGTGTCATATGACACTGTAACGACCCCGCTGAAACTCGCTGATTACTTTGTCAATGGTTCCGGTGTGTATCAACTTGATTCTTTTCCAGTGAAATCAGTCAACCCCGATGCTGGTTATGGAGTATTTGTAGTGACTGGAATCCACAAAGGGTGGATAGAAATAGTGTTTAAAAACAACCTGGCTGCCATGGATTCTTGGCATTTGGATGGTTACGgattttttgttgttgg GTTCGGCATTGGAGATTGGACTACAGAATCACGGAGCACATACAACCTCTACGATCCTGTTGTAAGATCAACCGTGCAAGTGTACCCGGGAGCATGGACTGCAGTGTATGCATTCCTAGACAACCCTGGAATGTGGAACTTGAGGTCACAACTACTGAAGCACTGGTACTTGGGACAAGAACTCTACGTACGAGTTTTTGATGCTGACCCTGACCCTGCTAAGGAGCGCCCGCCACCTGATAACCTCCTTCTATGTG GGATTTTTTCTGATTCTCCTCCAGCCCCAGCTCCAGGTCCATGGACAGGAGAGTGGTGA